A stretch of the Sphingomonas sp. CL5.1 genome encodes the following:
- a CDS encoding ATP-binding protein encodes MTAGLAPVGSESAPKRRFAVTPLLEFAVLGLSIAMGVASYFVIEHAGKPQGLIAPPLVALLLIANLVPGIALLMLLGRRIANRRARRSPIGGEGRLHVRLVAIFSIVAAVPMLLVTIAASLLFQYGVQFWYSDRARGVFENATTLTRASYNQFLQRWEEATVTMAQDISDELRQRPLDDPRFRPFLFQQTYYRSLSEALLFAVAPNGELQTLAFVNPYDLNLARQVSADAVKELRRGQRSVVTVTGDRIQTVTRVPGSDMFLYAARVTDPKQMTTQTKRAEAALANYHALLAKARTLQIRFNVALLVLSLLIVGVAVWIALAVADRLVRPVGQLVDAARRVEGGDLSARVPDTTARDEVGTLATAFNRMTERLEAQNKALVTANAQLDSRRALIEAVMSGVSAGVISIAGDRTVRLMNSSAQTLLGTSEAPAGKPLATIAPELNALLDGNAREAIVQVAVNGEPRTLAVRIARDGTGPILTFDDITQQLLDQRRAAWADVARRIAHEIKNPLTPIQLAAERLQRRYGGKVEEGDTTFARLTDTIVRQVGDLRRMVDEFSSFARMPKPVFRAESLVDIARQTMFLHEVAHSGVRFELVHDEPGPMLVCDRRQIGQALTNIVKNAVEAIEAKGTEGGEVCMTLSEAPGRVTITMADSGVGLPVERDRIVEPYMTTRARGTGLGLAIVKKIVEEHFGTITFSDHQGGGAVVTMTFDTTMLSGVDAGEDLVTDGDVGGIAALTPNRTI; translated from the coding sequence ATGACTGCCGGCCTGGCACCTGTTGGAAGCGAATCCGCGCCGAAAAGGCGCTTCGCCGTCACGCCCCTGCTCGAATTTGCCGTGCTTGGGCTGTCGATCGCGATGGGCGTCGCGAGCTATTTCGTCATCGAGCATGCCGGAAAGCCACAGGGGCTGATCGCGCCGCCGCTGGTCGCGCTGCTGCTGATCGCCAATCTCGTGCCTGGAATCGCGCTGCTGATGCTGCTCGGCCGGCGTATCGCCAACCGTCGCGCGCGGCGATCGCCGATCGGCGGGGAGGGGCGGTTGCACGTCCGGCTGGTGGCGATCTTCTCGATCGTCGCGGCGGTGCCGATGCTGCTCGTCACGATCGCGGCGTCGCTATTGTTCCAATATGGCGTGCAATTCTGGTATTCGGATCGCGCGCGCGGCGTGTTCGAGAATGCGACCACGCTGACCCGCGCCTCGTACAACCAGTTCCTCCAGCGTTGGGAGGAAGCCACAGTGACGATGGCGCAGGACATTTCCGACGAGCTTCGCCAGCGCCCGCTCGACGATCCCCGCTTCCGCCCCTTCCTGTTCCAGCAGACCTATTATCGCAGCCTTTCGGAAGCCCTGCTGTTCGCCGTCGCCCCCAATGGCGAGTTGCAGACGCTGGCGTTCGTTAACCCCTATGACCTCAATCTCGCGCGACAGGTGTCGGCGGATGCGGTGAAGGAGCTTCGGCGCGGGCAGCGCAGCGTCGTAACCGTGACTGGCGACCGCATCCAGACGGTCACCCGCGTTCCCGGCTCCGACATGTTCCTCTATGCCGCGCGCGTCACCGACCCCAAGCAGATGACGACGCAGACCAAGCGCGCGGAGGCGGCGCTGGCCAACTATCACGCTTTGCTGGCCAAGGCGCGGACGTTGCAGATCCGCTTCAACGTCGCGCTGCTGGTGCTGTCGCTGCTGATCGTGGGGGTCGCGGTGTGGATCGCGCTGGCGGTGGCGGACCGGCTGGTGCGACCGGTGGGGCAACTTGTCGATGCGGCGCGGCGCGTGGAAGGCGGCGATCTTTCGGCGCGCGTGCCCGACACCACCGCGCGCGATGAGGTCGGCACGCTCGCCACCGCCTTCAACCGCATGACCGAGCGGCTGGAGGCACAGAACAAAGCGCTCGTCACCGCCAACGCCCAGCTCGACAGCCGCCGCGCGCTGATCGAGGCGGTGATGTCCGGCGTGTCGGCGGGCGTGATCTCGATCGCCGGCGACCGCACCGTGCGGTTGATGAACAGCTCGGCGCAGACCTTGCTCGGAACTTCCGAGGCGCCCGCCGGGAAGCCGCTGGCGACGATCGCGCCGGAGCTGAACGCGCTGCTTGACGGCAATGCGCGCGAGGCGATCGTGCAGGTCGCGGTCAATGGCGAACCGCGCACGCTCGCGGTGCGCATCGCGCGCGACGGGACCGGCCCGATCCTCACTTTCGACGACATCACCCAGCAATTGCTCGACCAGCGCCGTGCCGCCTGGGCGGATGTCGCGCGGCGCATCGCGCATGAGATCAAGAACCCGCTTACCCCGATCCAGCTCGCGGCGGAACGGCTCCAGCGCCGCTACGGCGGCAAGGTGGAGGAAGGGGACACTACATTCGCCCGGCTGACGGACACGATCGTCCGGCAGGTGGGGGATCTCCGGCGGATGGTCGATGAGTTCTCCTCCTTCGCGCGCATGCCCAAGCCGGTGTTCCGCGCGGAATCGCTGGTCGATATCGCGCGACAGACGATGTTCCTCCACGAAGTCGCGCACAGCGGCGTGCGGTTCGAGCTGGTGCATGACGAGCCTGGCCCGATGCTGGTCTGCGACCGGCGGCAGATCGGGCAGGCGCTCACCAATATCGTCAAGAACGCGGTGGAAGCGATCGAGGCCAAGGGCACGGAGGGCGGTGAGGTCTGCATGACGCTTTCCGAGGCGCCGGGACGGGTGACGATCACAATGGCGGACAGCGGCGTCGGCCTGCCCGTGGAGCGTGACCGCATCGTCGAGCCATATATGACCACGCGCGCGCGGGGCACTGGACTCGGCCTCGCGATCGTCAAGAAGATTGTCGAGGAACATTTTGGAACGATTACGTTTTCCGACCATCAGGGCGGGGGCGCCGTGGTGACCATGACATTCGATACCACCATGCTCTCCGGCGTCGATGCCGGGGAAGATCTTGTCACTGACGGCGATGTGGGGGGCATCGCCGCGCTTACCCCTAACCGGACAATCTGA
- the hfq gene encoding RNA chaperone Hfq produces MEPMAEKQTSLQDLFLNALRRSKTPVTMFLVKGVKLQGIVTWFDNFSVLLRRDGQSQLIYKHAISTIMPGGHLDVETIVEQMGENGKKQPLLQEVFLNAVRKTHDPVTMFLVNGVMLQGNIAAFDLFCMLLQRDGASQLVYKHAVSTIQPSRALNLAEEAAGSDED; encoded by the coding sequence ATCGAGCCAATGGCCGAAAAGCAAACCTCTCTTCAGGATCTCTTCCTCAACGCGCTTCGCCGTTCAAAGACTCCTGTCACGATGTTCCTCGTCAAGGGTGTGAAGCTCCAGGGCATCGTCACCTGGTTTGACAATTTCTCGGTGTTGCTGCGCCGCGACGGACAATCCCAACTGATCTACAAGCACGCCATTTCCACCATCATGCCGGGCGGTCACCTCGACGTCGAGACGATCGTCGAGCAGATGGGCGAGAACGGGAAGAAGCAGCCGCTGTTGCAGGAAGTGTTCCTCAACGCGGTGCGCAAGACGCACGATCCGGTCACCATGTTCCTGGTCAACGGCGTGATGCTTCAGGGCAATATCGCCGCGTTCGACCTGTTCTGCATGCTGTTGCAGCGCGATGGTGCGTCGCAGCTCGTTTACAAACATGCCGTTTCGACGATCCAGCCGTCGCGCGCGCTCAATCTGGCCGAAGAAGCGGCGGGTTCGGACGAGGATTGA
- the mazG gene encoding nucleoside triphosphate pyrophosphohydrolase — translation MNSLSKPPIERLRAIMVRLRDPVVGCEWDTAQTFATIAPYTIEEAHEVADAIARGDMADLKDELGDLLFQVIFHARMAEEAGQFDFDAVATAISDKMERRHPHIFGDRVEGGHHLWEQIKAEERAGKDDTDRSALSGVALGLPALLRAEKLQKRAARVGFDWPDESGPRAKIDEELEEIENAPEQKVAEEIGDLLFAAVNWARHRGVDPEAALRAANAKFERRFRAMEDSAGAAFPGLTLDEKEQLWQRAKAAER, via the coding sequence ATGAATAGTCTGAGCAAGCCCCCTATCGAGCGGTTGCGAGCGATCATGGTTCGCTTGCGCGATCCTGTCGTTGGTTGCGAATGGGATACCGCGCAAACCTTCGCGACGATCGCGCCTTACACGATCGAGGAAGCGCACGAAGTCGCCGACGCAATCGCGCGCGGCGACATGGCTGATCTGAAAGACGAGCTTGGCGACCTGCTGTTCCAGGTGATCTTCCACGCCCGGATGGCCGAGGAAGCCGGCCAGTTCGATTTCGATGCGGTTGCCACGGCGATCTCCGACAAGATGGAGCGGCGCCACCCCCATATCTTCGGCGACCGCGTTGAAGGCGGTCATCATCTTTGGGAGCAGATCAAGGCCGAGGAGCGCGCCGGCAAGGACGACACGGATCGTAGCGCGCTGTCGGGTGTCGCACTCGGCTTGCCGGCGTTGCTGCGCGCGGAAAAGTTGCAGAAGCGCGCCGCTCGTGTCGGCTTCGACTGGCCCGACGAGAGCGGTCCTCGCGCCAAGATCGACGAGGAGCTTGAAGAAATAGAAAACGCGCCTGAACAAAAGGTTGCGGAGGAAATCGGAGACCTTTTGTTCGCTGCCGTCAATTGGGCGCGCCATCGTGGAGTCGACCCGGAAGCGGCGCTGCGAGCCGCCAACGCCAAGTTCGAGCGTCGTTTCCGCGCGATGGAGGATAGTGCCGGTGCGGCGTTTCCCGGACTGACGCTCGATGAAAAGGAGCAACTCTGGCAGCGCGCCAAGGCAGCCGAACGCTGA
- a CDS encoding TIGR02281 family clan AA aspartic protease: MSNGAEIALYALMLVLPLSALLSRRVPIGRTVKMALAWIAIFAIALVIVGQRDRLRPIWEDTQNALFGRDQRVVGSAVRVNMGPDGHFWASARINGVERRMLIDSGATSIALSTATAKAANVELDEGPFATMIETANGPVPAQRGRIAKLELGGIVARDIPVVIAPEFGDMDVLGMNFLSQLASWRVEGSTLVLEPKPRV, translated from the coding sequence ATGAGCAACGGCGCGGAGATCGCGCTCTATGCCTTGATGTTGGTGCTGCCGCTGTCGGCGCTGCTCAGCCGCCGGGTGCCAATAGGCAGGACCGTGAAGATGGCATTGGCGTGGATCGCGATCTTCGCGATCGCATTGGTGATCGTCGGACAACGCGATCGGCTGCGCCCGATATGGGAAGACACGCAGAACGCTCTGTTCGGCCGCGACCAGCGCGTCGTCGGATCGGCCGTGCGGGTCAACATGGGGCCGGACGGTCATTTCTGGGCCAGCGCGCGGATCAACGGTGTCGAACGCCGGATGCTGATCGACAGCGGCGCCACGTCCATCGCCTTGTCGACAGCCACGGCGAAGGCTGCGAACGTCGAACTGGACGAAGGCCCGTTCGCGACCATGATCGAAACAGCCAACGGACCGGTGCCGGCTCAGCGCGGGCGTATCGCGAAGCTCGAACTGGGCGGCATCGTCGCGCGCGATATCCCGGTGGTGATCGCGCCGGAATTTGGGGACATGGACGTGCTCGGCATGAATTTCCTCTCGCAACTCGCTTCATGGCGGGTGGAAGGGAGTACGTTGGTGCTGGAGCCGAAACCGAGAGTGTAA
- a CDS encoding sigma-54 dependent transcriptional regulator has product MALDILVVDDELDIRELVAGVLEDEGYETRVAADSDAALEAIATRRPSLVLLDVWLQGSRLDGLQLLDEIKRRDASIPVLMISGHGNLDTAVAAIRAGAVDFIEKPFQAERLLLMVERATETERLRREVASLRASAGHDTDLTGNSSAINAVRATLKRVAGTGSRILITGPAGVGKEIAARLLHGWSPRAGSPFVIVSAARMTPERVEEELFGVEEGGDLVRTGLLEQAHGGTLFLDEIADMPIATQARILRVLTDQSFTRVGGTRQVKVDVRVVSATARDLTAEIAEGRFREDLYYRLNVVPVTLPPLAERREDIPVLIEHFVAHYAAERRVPTPEVAVDAMVALQSYDWPGNVRQLRNVVERTIILAPGDRIGRIDLDLLPAEVLGENEGAASTAAIMGAPLREARETFEREYLRVQIRRFSGNISRTATFIGMERSALHRKLKLLGITETREE; this is encoded by the coding sequence ATGGCCCTCGATATCCTCGTCGTCGATGACGAACTCGACATCCGCGAACTGGTCGCCGGCGTGCTGGAGGACGAGGGCTATGAAACCCGCGTCGCCGCCGACAGCGACGCCGCCTTGGAGGCGATCGCCACACGCCGCCCGAGCCTCGTGCTGCTCGACGTATGGCTGCAAGGGTCGCGGCTGGATGGGCTGCAATTGCTCGACGAGATAAAGCGCCGTGATGCCTCGATCCCGGTGCTGATGATTTCCGGCCACGGCAATCTCGATACAGCGGTGGCGGCGATCAGGGCGGGCGCGGTGGATTTCATCGAAAAGCCGTTCCAGGCCGAACGCCTGCTGCTGATGGTCGAGCGCGCGACCGAGACGGAGCGACTGCGTCGCGAGGTGGCGTCGCTGCGCGCCTCGGCCGGGCATGACACCGATCTCACCGGCAATTCGAGCGCGATCAACGCGGTGCGCGCGACGCTCAAGCGGGTTGCCGGCACCGGCAGCCGCATCCTGATCACCGGTCCGGCGGGCGTTGGCAAGGAGATCGCCGCGCGCCTGCTTCACGGCTGGAGTCCGCGTGCCGGCTCGCCATTCGTGATCGTCAGCGCGGCGCGCATGACACCCGAACGCGTCGAGGAGGAATTGTTCGGCGTGGAGGAGGGGGGCGATCTCGTCCGCACCGGTCTGCTCGAGCAGGCGCATGGTGGCACCCTGTTCCTCGACGAGATCGCGGACATGCCGATCGCGACGCAGGCGCGCATCCTACGCGTGCTTACCGACCAGAGCTTCACGCGGGTGGGGGGCACGCGGCAGGTTAAGGTCGATGTCCGCGTCGTATCCGCCACCGCGCGCGACCTAACGGCCGAAATCGCCGAGGGCAGGTTCCGCGAGGATCTCTACTATCGGCTCAACGTCGTGCCGGTGACGCTGCCCCCACTGGCTGAGCGGCGCGAGGATATCCCCGTGTTGATCGAGCATTTCGTCGCCCATTACGCCGCTGAGCGTCGTGTGCCGACGCCCGAGGTCGCAGTCGATGCGATGGTCGCATTGCAAAGCTACGACTGGCCCGGCAACGTCCGCCAACTGCGCAACGTGGTCGAGCGCACCATCATCCTCGCGCCGGGCGACCGGATCGGACGGATCGACCTCGATCTTCTGCCCGCCGAGGTGCTGGGCGAGAATGAGGGCGCGGCGAGCACTGCCGCGATCATGGGCGCGCCGCTGCGCGAGGCGCGCGAGACGTTCGAGCGCGAATATCTGCGCGTCCAAATTCGGCGCTTTTCGGGCAATATCTCCCGCACCGCGACCTTCATCGGAATGGAGCGATCCGCGCTGCACCGAAAGTTGAAGCTGCTCGGCATCACCGAAACGCGCGAAGAATAA
- a CDS encoding MBL fold metallo-hydrolase, whose amino-acid sequence MKARILGSGTSSGVPRIGNDWGACDPAETRNRRTRASLLVEHEGTRILVDTSPDMREQLLTADVGTVDAVIWTHEHADHVFGIDDLRQIFHTLGRPVVAYARPTTGAALKARFGYVFQGHDGYPPTVTLLPLPDRLMIGSIAVEVADQPHASITTAGLRFSADGKNIGYATDLSGMTDTMRTLYSGLDAWIVDALRRRPHPSHPHLAQVVEWVAELSPRRTALIHMDSSMDYQALCAELPPGIEPGYDGMEIIA is encoded by the coding sequence GTGAAGGCGCGAATCCTCGGCTCGGGCACCTCGTCCGGCGTGCCGCGGATTGGGAACGATTGGGGTGCGTGCGATCCGGCAGAGACGCGTAACCGCCGCACCCGCGCGTCGCTGCTGGTAGAGCATGAGGGCACCCGCATCCTCGTCGACACCAGCCCGGACATGCGCGAGCAATTGCTCACGGCGGATGTGGGAACGGTCGATGCGGTGATCTGGACGCATGAACATGCCGACCATGTCTTCGGCATCGACGACCTGCGACAGATCTTCCATACGCTTGGGCGGCCGGTCGTGGCCTATGCCCGGCCAACGACGGGCGCGGCGCTGAAGGCGAGGTTCGGCTATGTCTTTCAGGGGCATGACGGCTATCCGCCGACGGTCACACTCTTGCCGTTGCCGGACAGGCTGATGATCGGATCGATCGCGGTTGAGGTCGCGGATCAGCCGCATGCGTCGATCACCACCGCCGGCCTGCGCTTCTCGGCGGATGGCAAAAATATCGGTTATGCCACTGATCTCAGCGGCATGACCGATACGATGCGAACGCTTTATTCCGGGCTGGATGCATGGATCGTGGATGCGCTCCGCCGCCGTCCGCATCCGTCGCACCCGCATCTCGCGCAAGTCGTCGAGTGGGTTGCCGAACTGTCGCCGCGCCGAACCGCGCTGATCCACATGGATTCGTCAATGGACTATCAGGCGCTGTGCGCTGAACTGCCGCCCGGAATCGAGCCGGGATATGACGGCATGGAGATCATCGCATGA
- the hflX gene encoding GTPase HflX, whose product MSTGFERDRDEFARGARAIVVYPDLGGSSRDADARLAETAGLAEAIGIEVVGREAVRVRAPRAATLIGAGQVEAIATLARMEDAGLVVFDASLTPIQQRNLETRLEAKVIDRTGLILEIFGERAATAEGRLQVELAHLDYQAGRLVRSWTHLERQRGGFGFLGGPGETQIEADRRLIRDRMARLRRELEQVTRTRGLHRGRRQRAPWPVIALVGYTNAGKSTLFNRLTGSDVMAKDLLFATLDPTLRQISLPGIDKAILSDTVGFVSELPTQLVAAFKATLEEVVSADLLIHVRDVAHPDSEAQRADVEAVLAEIGVAETTPRIEAWNKLDLLEPDARAEVLAEAARRDDVVAISALTGEGVATLLSTVADLLTAGHQRYTITLDAADGAGAAWLHQHGEVLDQEVEGDRAAYEVRMAPRDYERFMTRRGV is encoded by the coding sequence TTGAGCACCGGTTTCGAACGCGATCGCGATGAGTTCGCGCGTGGCGCGCGGGCGATCGTCGTCTATCCCGATCTCGGCGGTTCCTCCCGCGACGCCGACGCACGGCTCGCGGAAACCGCCGGGCTGGCCGAGGCGATCGGCATCGAAGTCGTCGGCCGCGAGGCGGTGCGCGTCCGCGCGCCGCGCGCCGCGACGCTGATCGGCGCGGGGCAGGTAGAGGCGATTGCCACGCTGGCGCGGATGGAAGATGCCGGGCTGGTGGTATTCGACGCCAGCCTCACGCCGATCCAGCAGCGTAACCTCGAAACCCGGCTCGAAGCCAAGGTGATCGATCGCACCGGCCTGATCCTGGAGATTTTTGGCGAACGCGCGGCGACCGCCGAAGGCCGGCTGCAGGTGGAACTGGCCCATCTCGACTATCAGGCTGGGCGGCTGGTGCGGAGTTGGACCCATCTCGAGCGCCAGCGCGGCGGCTTCGGCTTCCTCGGCGGGCCGGGCGAAACGCAGATTGAGGCCGACCGCCGCCTGATCCGCGACCGGATGGCGCGGCTGAGGCGCGAGCTGGAGCAGGTGACGCGCACGCGCGGCCTGCATCGCGGCCGCCGGCAGCGCGCGCCGTGGCCGGTGATTGCGCTGGTCGGTTATACCAATGCCGGTAAGTCGACGCTTTTCAATCGCCTGACGGGAAGTGACGTCATGGCGAAGGACTTGCTGTTCGCGACGCTCGATCCGACGTTGCGACAGATATCGCTGCCGGGGATCGACAAGGCGATCCTGTCCGACACGGTGGGATTCGTCTCCGAACTGCCGACCCAGCTCGTCGCCGCGTTCAAGGCCACGCTGGAGGAAGTGGTTTCAGCCGACCTCCTCATCCATGTCCGCGACGTGGCGCATCCTGACAGCGAGGCGCAGCGCGCCGACGTCGAGGCGGTACTTGCCGAGATCGGCGTTGCCGAGACGACGCCGCGCATCGAGGCATGGAACAAGCTCGATCTGCTGGAGCCGGATGCGCGCGCGGAGGTGCTGGCTGAAGCCGCTCGGCGCGACGACGTGGTGGCGATTTCGGCGCTGACCGGGGAAGGGGTGGCGACGCTGCTTTCCACCGTTGCCGATCTTCTTACCGCCGGCCACCAACGCTACACGATCACGCTCGACGCGGCCGACGGTGCGGGGGCGGCGTGGCTCCACCAGCATGGCGAGGTACTGGACCAGGAGGTCGAAGGCGATCGCGCTGCTTATGAGGTGCGGATGGCACCGCGCGATTACGAAAGGTTCATGACGCGGCGCGGCGTGTGA
- a CDS encoding TatD family hydrolase, producing the protein MLADSHCHLNYKGLVEEQQAVLERARARGITAMLNIATRESEWDDVLATAEREPDVWATVGIHPHEADQHPHIDTAKLVARAAHPRIVGIGETGLDYYYDHSDRARQQTSFRAHIVAAREAGVPIVVHTRDAEGDTAAILREEMGKGAFKGVIHCFTGTGAFADIVLDLGFYISISGIVTFKSARELQETAARLPIERLLIETDAPFLAPVPHRGKTGEPSFVADTAAFLAQLRDDTVDQLQDVTARNFHALFNKTAA; encoded by the coding sequence ATGCTGGCCGACAGCCATTGTCACCTCAACTACAAGGGGTTGGTGGAAGAGCAGCAGGCGGTGCTTGAGCGCGCCCGCGCGCGCGGCATCACCGCAATGCTCAATATCGCGACACGTGAAAGCGAATGGGATGATGTGCTCGCCACTGCCGAGCGCGAGCCGGACGTATGGGCGACGGTTGGCATCCATCCGCATGAGGCCGATCAGCATCCACATATCGATACCGCGAAGCTCGTCGCCCGTGCCGCGCATCCGCGCATCGTCGGGATCGGCGAGACCGGTCTCGATTATTATTACGATCATTCCGACCGCGCTCGCCAGCAGACGAGCTTCCGCGCTCATATCGTCGCCGCGCGCGAGGCGGGTGTGCCGATCGTGGTCCACACCCGAGACGCGGAGGGCGACACCGCCGCGATCTTGCGCGAGGAAATGGGGAAGGGCGCCTTCAAGGGCGTCATCCACTGTTTCACCGGCACAGGCGCGTTCGCGGACATCGTGCTGGACCTCGGTTTCTATATCTCCATCTCCGGCATCGTGACGTTCAAGAGCGCGCGCGAGCTGCAGGAAACCGCCGCGCGGCTGCCGATCGAGCGGCTGCTGATCGAAACGGACGCCCCATTCCTCGCCCCGGTGCCACATCGCGGCAAGACCGGGGAGCCGTCGTTCGTGGCCGATACCGCCGCGTTCCTCGCGCAATTGCGTGACGATACGGTCGATCAATTACAGGATGTTACCGCACGTAACTTCCACGCCTTGTTCAACAAGACGGCCGCGTGA
- the metG gene encoding methionine--tRNA ligase: protein MGQPFYITTAISYPNGKPHIGHAYEAIAADAIARFNRQTGREVRFQTGTDEHGLKMVQTARERGVDVRDLATEMSSMFKGMCDVLNISYDRFIRTTDPDHYRASRAIWQAMRDAGDLYLDRYEGWYSVRDEAFYDEKELIEGEGGEKLSPQGTPVQWTAEETWFFRLSKYQQPLLDIYRDNPDFIRPEARRNEIMRFVEGGLSDLSVSRTSFDWGVPVPDSPGHVMYVWVDALTNYLTGAGYPDGDMRWWPADLHLIGKDIVRFHAVYWPAFLMSAGIALPKSVFGHGFLLHRGEKMSKSLGNVVDPIDLTAAFGVDALRYFLLREVSFGQDGSYSAEAIVTRVNAELANAFGNLAQRTLSFIAKNLDGEFPGVGRADEADGVLIEEVIVAAAGFKTAFGDLILSQGVEAWLRGVFACNAYIDVQAPWALRKTDPERMHAVLRTLIRAIRILAITILPVVPDSAGKVLDQLGAAERDHAAVDDDGWYDRHAASGFRIAPPSPVFPRLELPVEST from the coding sequence ATGGGCCAACCCTTCTACATCACCACCGCGATCAGTTATCCCAACGGCAAGCCGCACATCGGCCACGCTTATGAAGCGATCGCCGCCGACGCCATCGCGCGCTTCAACCGACAGACCGGGCGCGAGGTGCGCTTCCAGACCGGCACCGACGAACATGGCCTGAAGATGGTCCAGACGGCCCGCGAGCGCGGCGTCGACGTTCGCGATCTCGCGACTGAAATGTCATCCATGTTCAAGGGGATGTGTGATGTTCTGAACATCTCCTATGATCGTTTCATTCGCACCACGGACCCCGATCACTACCGCGCCAGCCGGGCGATCTGGCAGGCGATGCGCGATGCGGGCGACCTGTATCTCGATCGCTATGAGGGCTGGTATTCGGTTCGCGATGAAGCCTTCTATGACGAGAAGGAACTGATCGAAGGGGAAGGGGGGGAGAAGCTCTCGCCACAAGGCACGCCGGTGCAATGGACGGCGGAGGAGACCTGGTTCTTCCGCCTGTCGAAATACCAGCAGCCGCTGCTGGATATCTATCGCGACAATCCCGATTTCATCCGGCCGGAGGCGCGTCGCAACGAGATCATGCGTTTCGTCGAAGGCGGGCTTTCCGATCTTTCGGTATCGCGAACGAGCTTCGACTGGGGCGTGCCCGTTCCGGACAGCCCCGGCCATGTGATGTACGTGTGGGTCGATGCGCTGACCAATTACCTCACCGGCGCGGGCTATCCCGATGGCGACATGCGCTGGTGGCCGGCCGATCTGCACCTGATCGGCAAGGACATCGTCCGTTTCCATGCGGTCTATTGGCCGGCCTTCCTCATGTCCGCCGGCATCGCACTGCCGAAGTCGGTGTTCGGCCATGGCTTCCTGCTGCACCGCGGGGAGAAGATGTCGAAAAGCCTCGGCAACGTGGTCGATCCAATCGACCTGACGGCGGCGTTCGGCGTCGATGCGCTGCGCTATTTCCTGCTGCGCGAGGTGAGCTTCGGGCAGGACGGCAGCTATTCCGCCGAAGCGATCGTGACGCGGGTCAACGCCGAACTGGCCAATGCCTTCGGCAATCTCGCCCAGCGCACCCTGTCGTTCATCGCCAAGAATCTGGACGGCGAGTTTCCCGGCGTTGGCCGGGCGGACGAGGCGGATGGTGTGTTGATCGAGGAAGTGATCGTCGCCGCCGCTGGCTTCAAGACCGCGTTCGGCGACCTGATACTCAGCCAGGGGGTCGAGGCGTGGCTGCGCGGGGTGTTCGCCTGCAACGCCTATATCGACGTGCAGGCGCCCTGGGCGCTCCGCAAGACCGATCCTGAGCGGATGCACGCCGTCCTGCGCACGCTGATCCGCGCGATCCGCATCCTGGCTATCACCATCCTGCCGGTCGTGCCGGATTCGGCGGGGAAGGTGCTCGACCAACTCGGCGCGGCGGAGCGCGATCATGCGGCGGTTGACGATGACGGGTGGTATGACCGCCACGCCGCCAGCGGCTTCCGTATCGCGCCGCCGTCTCCGGTCTTCCCGCGTCTGGAACTGCCGGTGGAGAGCACCTGA